The Malus domestica chromosome 06, GDT2T_hap1 genome has a segment encoding these proteins:
- the LOC103437355 gene encoding uncharacterized protein isoform X2, producing MDGFSLSLTTNTTPFFLTRTRLLPSLSSTTQNFPPRHKKWVVFGSREEPKLDPLDQMELKFGRLIGEDPKLTIAKILGRKANPEASYMDIEKSFYKNKGKIVEIKEVPFDGAKEVQTSQENEVPFDGPKEVQSSRSLDGVNLVRPVPKKGVKFEVDDKPRLSLIKNLRRPVSKPMEPTKHSVPNVILRKPTLFNEDDVEDMPSRLQIKPNLSLKMRIEQPKEKFSDMTLLRKPQPVSVDESSENKQEQSSDVDENVIGDAEMEKWREENDKVSGFTLLEKPKATGVKTKSEDDNEQSENGESSIVDTVEDNDSSKDLSEFTAASTTRNSLEESKDGPGQKDDTLIGLQPYEQTTVESSEELSDSSELSDKSLPVSNVDLMIDTALQGKPKRLNKPVNDEESIFVGSENMRESLIEGHEDADWVMAENMVNKGDRGDVELISASTRGFVVSFRSLIGFLPYRNLSSKWKFLAFESWLRQKGLDPSLYRRNLGIIGSYDMVDTNTLPNPSLEDPDTDTKSEEVVLPDMKLEDLLRIYDQEKIKFLSSFVGQKIRVQVVLANRKFGKLVFSVRPKEKEESVERKRNLMAKLQVGDVVKCCIKKITYFGVFVEVEGVPALIHQTEISWDATVDPSSYFKVGQIMEAKVYQLDFALERIFLSLKEIMPDPLMETLESVVGDRDSLDGRLEAAQADTEWADVECLIKELQQTELIQSVSKGRYFLSPGLAPTFQVYMASMFENQYKLLARSENKVQEVIVQTSLDKEEMKSVILTCTSRVG from the exons atggacggtttctctctctccctcaccacCAACACCACCCCTTTCTTTCTCACTCGCACTCGTCTTCTTCCTTCACTTTCTTCCACAACCCAAAATTTCCCTCCGAGGCACAAGAAATGGGTTGTTTTCGGTTCCAGGGAGGAGCCAAAGCTCGACCCTTTGGACCAAATGGAGCTCAAGTTCGGTCGCTTGATCGGCGAGGACCCCAAACTTACGATTGCCAAG ATTTTGGGAAGAAAAGCAAACCCAGAAGCTAGTTATATGGATATTGAGAAAAGCTTTTACAAGAACAAGGGTAAAATTGTAGAGATAAAGGAAGTACCTTTTGATGGGGCCAAGGAAGTTCAAACCAGCCAAGAAAATGAGGTACCTTTTGATGGGCCTAAGGAAGTTCAGTCATCTAGGTCATTGGATGGTGTGAACTTGGTCCGACCGGTGCCAAAGAAAGGAGTCAAATTTGAAGTGGATGATAAGCCAAGACTGTCACTGATTAAGAACCTGAGACGCCCAGTTTCCAAGCCCATGGAACCTACTAAACATAGTGTTCCTAATGTTATTTTGAGAAAGCCGACTTTGTTTAATGAGGATGACGTTGAGGATATGCCTTCaaggttgcaaattaaaccGAATTTGTCCTTGAAGATGAGGATTGAGCAACCAAAGGAGAAGTTTAGTGATATGACATTGTTGAGAAAACCCCAACCGGTGAGTGTTGATGAAAGTAGCGAAAATAAACAAGAGCAATCTAGTGATGTGGATGAGAATGTCATTGGTGATGCAGAAATGGAGAAGtggagagaagaaaatgataagGTTAGCGGTTTTACTTTATTAGAAAAACCCAAAGCAACTGGCGTCAAAACAAAGAGTGAAGATGATAATGAGCAATCTGAGAATGGTGAATCTAGTATCGTTGATACTGTTGAAGATAATGATAGCTCCAAGGATTTGTCTGAATTTACTGcagctagcacaacaagaaaCAGTCTTGAAGAATCCAAAGATGGTCCTGGTCAAAAGGATGACACCCTTATAG GATTGCAGCCATATGAGCAGACCACTGTCGAGTCCAGTGAGGAGTTATCTGATTCGAGTGAACTGTCTGATAAAAGCTTACCTGTTTCTAATGTTGACTTGATGATAGACACTGCACTACAAGGAAAACCAAAAAG ATTAAACAAACCTGTTAACGATGAAGAGAGCATTTTTGTTGGCTCTGAAAATATGCGAGAATCACTCATTGAG GGTCATGAAGATGCTGATTGGGTTATGGCTGAAAATATGGTTAACAAAGGAGACAGGGGAGATGTAGAACTGATAAGTGCTAGCACCAGGGGTTTTGTT GTATCTTTCCGCTCTTTAATTGGATTTTTGCCATACCGTAATCTTTCTTCCAAGTGGAAGTTCTTAGCTTTTGAGTCATGGTTGAGACAGAAGGGCTTAGACCCGTCATTGTACAGGCGAAATCTAGGAATTATTGGAAGTTATGATATGGTGGATACAAATACTCTTCCTAATCCAAGCCTAGAAGATCCTGATACAGATACAAAAAGTGAGGAAGTAGTTTTGCCAGATATGAAATTGGAAGACCTTCTTAGGATTTATGACCAAGAGAAAATCAAATTCTTATCATCATTTGTTGGCCAG AAAATCAGAGTACAAGTGGTGTTGGCCAACAGAAAGTTTGGGAAGCTGGTATTTTCAGTGAGGCCAAAAGAGAAGGAAGAGTCGGTTGAGAGAAAACGAAATCTCATG GCAAAACTTCAAGTTGGAGATGTCGTGAAATGCTGCATCAAGAAAATTACTTATTTTGGTGTTTTTGTTGAG GTTGAAGGAGTGCCTGCATTAATCCATCAGACAGAAATATCTTGGGACGCTACTGTGGATCCCTCTtcttacttcaaagttggccaG ATTATGGAGGCAAAAGTTTACCAACTGGATTTTGCACTTGAACGTATCTTCTTATCATTAAAAGAGATTATG CCAGATCCATTGATGGAAACCTTGGAGTCTGTGGTTGGTGATCGTGATAGTTTAGATGGGAGATTAGAAGCAGCACAAGCAGATACTgag TGGGCTGATGTCGAATGTCTTATCAAAGAGCTGCAACAAACCGAACTAATCCAGTCTGTCTCAAAAGGTCGCTATTTCTTGAGCCCAGGGTTAGCTCCAACATTTCAG GTTTATATGGCATCCATGTTTGAGAATCAGTACAAGTTACTTGCTCGATCGGAAAATAAAGTACAAGAG GTAATAGTTCAAACTTCACTGGACAAAGAAGAGATGAAATCTGTGATTCTAACATGTACAAGCAGAGTAGGCTAG
- the LOC103437354 gene encoding LIM domain-containing protein WLIM2b-like: protein MSFSGTQQKCKACDKTVHFIDQLSADGIAYHKTCFKCSHCNGQLSMSSYSSMDGVLYCKPHFEQLFKETGSFSKKFQTSGKSQNELTRTPSKLSSMFSGTVDKCAVCTKTVYPLEKVTMEGDFYHKSCFRCNHGGCFLSPSNCAALDGILYCKHHFAQLFKEKGSYSHLTKTASLKKNGATLPEPKPEESQPEPADETEVAQETQDSAPQEQS, encoded by the exons ATGTCGTTCAGCGGAACCCAACAGAAATGCAAGGCTTGCGATAAGACCGTTCATTTCATTGACCAGTTATCTGCTGATGGTATTGCCTACCATAAGACCTGCTTCAAATGCAGTCATTGCAATGGACAACTTTCG ATGAGTAGTTATTCATCCATGGATGGAGTTTTATACTGCAAGCCTCATTTTGAGCAACTCTTCAAGGAGACTGGAAGCTTTTCTAAGAAATTTCAGACGT CTGGAAAGTCACAAAATGAACTG ACTAGGACCCCTAGCAAATTGTCCTCCATGTTCTCTGGGACCGTAGACAAATGTGCTGTATGCACCAAAACTGTGTATCCACTAGAGAAG GTTACCATGGAGGGAGATTTTTACCACAAATCATGCTTTAGGTGTAACCATGGGGGTTGCTTCCTCTCACCATCAAACTGTGCTGCTCTGGATGGAATTCTATACTGCAAGCACCACTTTGCCCAACTGTTCAAGGAGAAGGGCAGCTATAGCCACCTTACCAAGACTGCTTCACTAAAGAAAAATGGAGCTACATTGCCGGAACCAAAACCTGAGGAATCGCAACCAGAACCAGCGGATGAAACAGAAGTAGCACAAGAGACGCAAGATTCAGCCCCACAAGAGCAATCATGA
- the LOC103437355 gene encoding uncharacterized protein isoform X1, with protein MDGFSLSLTTNTTPFFLTRTRLLPSLSSTTQNFPPRHKKWVVFGSREEPKLDPLDQMELKFGRLIGEDPKLTIAKILGRKANPEASYMDIEKSFYKNKGKIVEIKEVPFDGAKEVQTSQENEVPFDGPKEVQSSRSLDGVNLVRPVPKKGVKFEVDDKPRLSLIKNLRRPVSKPMEPTKHSVPNVILRKPTLFNEDDVEDMPSRLQIKPNLSLKMRIEQPKEKFSDMTLLRKPQPVSVDESSENKQEQSSDVDENVIGDAEMEKWREENDKVSGFTLLEKPKATGVKTKSEDDNEQSENGESSIVDTVEDNDSSKDLSEFTAASTTRNSLEESKDGPGQKDDTLIGLQPYEQTTVESSEELSDSSELSDKSLPVSNVDLMIDTALQGKPKRLNKPVNDEESIFVGSENMRESLIEGHEDADWVMAENMVNKGDRGDVELISASTRGFVVSFRSLIGFLPYRNLSSKWKFLAFESWLRQKGLDPSLYRRNLGIIGSYDMVDTNTLPNPSLEDPDTDTKSEEVVLPDMKLEDLLRIYDQEKIKFLSSFVGQKIRVQVVLANRKFGKLVFSVRPKEKEESVERKRNLMAKLQVGDVVKCCIKKITYFGVFVEVEGVPALIHQTEISWDATVDPSSYFKVGQIMEAKVYQLDFALERIFLSLKEIMPDPLMETLESVVGDRDSLDGRLEAAQADTEFGQWADVECLIKELQQTELIQSVSKGRYFLSPGLAPTFQVYMASMFENQYKLLARSENKVQEVIVQTSLDKEEMKSVILTCTSRVG; from the exons atggacggtttctctctctccctcaccacCAACACCACCCCTTTCTTTCTCACTCGCACTCGTCTTCTTCCTTCACTTTCTTCCACAACCCAAAATTTCCCTCCGAGGCACAAGAAATGGGTTGTTTTCGGTTCCAGGGAGGAGCCAAAGCTCGACCCTTTGGACCAAATGGAGCTCAAGTTCGGTCGCTTGATCGGCGAGGACCCCAAACTTACGATTGCCAAG ATTTTGGGAAGAAAAGCAAACCCAGAAGCTAGTTATATGGATATTGAGAAAAGCTTTTACAAGAACAAGGGTAAAATTGTAGAGATAAAGGAAGTACCTTTTGATGGGGCCAAGGAAGTTCAAACCAGCCAAGAAAATGAGGTACCTTTTGATGGGCCTAAGGAAGTTCAGTCATCTAGGTCATTGGATGGTGTGAACTTGGTCCGACCGGTGCCAAAGAAAGGAGTCAAATTTGAAGTGGATGATAAGCCAAGACTGTCACTGATTAAGAACCTGAGACGCCCAGTTTCCAAGCCCATGGAACCTACTAAACATAGTGTTCCTAATGTTATTTTGAGAAAGCCGACTTTGTTTAATGAGGATGACGTTGAGGATATGCCTTCaaggttgcaaattaaaccGAATTTGTCCTTGAAGATGAGGATTGAGCAACCAAAGGAGAAGTTTAGTGATATGACATTGTTGAGAAAACCCCAACCGGTGAGTGTTGATGAAAGTAGCGAAAATAAACAAGAGCAATCTAGTGATGTGGATGAGAATGTCATTGGTGATGCAGAAATGGAGAAGtggagagaagaaaatgataagGTTAGCGGTTTTACTTTATTAGAAAAACCCAAAGCAACTGGCGTCAAAACAAAGAGTGAAGATGATAATGAGCAATCTGAGAATGGTGAATCTAGTATCGTTGATACTGTTGAAGATAATGATAGCTCCAAGGATTTGTCTGAATTTACTGcagctagcacaacaagaaaCAGTCTTGAAGAATCCAAAGATGGTCCTGGTCAAAAGGATGACACCCTTATAG GATTGCAGCCATATGAGCAGACCACTGTCGAGTCCAGTGAGGAGTTATCTGATTCGAGTGAACTGTCTGATAAAAGCTTACCTGTTTCTAATGTTGACTTGATGATAGACACTGCACTACAAGGAAAACCAAAAAG ATTAAACAAACCTGTTAACGATGAAGAGAGCATTTTTGTTGGCTCTGAAAATATGCGAGAATCACTCATTGAG GGTCATGAAGATGCTGATTGGGTTATGGCTGAAAATATGGTTAACAAAGGAGACAGGGGAGATGTAGAACTGATAAGTGCTAGCACCAGGGGTTTTGTT GTATCTTTCCGCTCTTTAATTGGATTTTTGCCATACCGTAATCTTTCTTCCAAGTGGAAGTTCTTAGCTTTTGAGTCATGGTTGAGACAGAAGGGCTTAGACCCGTCATTGTACAGGCGAAATCTAGGAATTATTGGAAGTTATGATATGGTGGATACAAATACTCTTCCTAATCCAAGCCTAGAAGATCCTGATACAGATACAAAAAGTGAGGAAGTAGTTTTGCCAGATATGAAATTGGAAGACCTTCTTAGGATTTATGACCAAGAGAAAATCAAATTCTTATCATCATTTGTTGGCCAG AAAATCAGAGTACAAGTGGTGTTGGCCAACAGAAAGTTTGGGAAGCTGGTATTTTCAGTGAGGCCAAAAGAGAAGGAAGAGTCGGTTGAGAGAAAACGAAATCTCATG GCAAAACTTCAAGTTGGAGATGTCGTGAAATGCTGCATCAAGAAAATTACTTATTTTGGTGTTTTTGTTGAG GTTGAAGGAGTGCCTGCATTAATCCATCAGACAGAAATATCTTGGGACGCTACTGTGGATCCCTCTtcttacttcaaagttggccaG ATTATGGAGGCAAAAGTTTACCAACTGGATTTTGCACTTGAACGTATCTTCTTATCATTAAAAGAGATTATG CCAGATCCATTGATGGAAACCTTGGAGTCTGTGGTTGGTGATCGTGATAGTTTAGATGGGAGATTAGAAGCAGCACAAGCAGATACTgag TTTGGACAGTGGGCTGATGTCGAATGTCTTATCAAAGAGCTGCAACAAACCGAACTAATCCAGTCTGTCTCAAAAGGTCGCTATTTCTTGAGCCCAGGGTTAGCTCCAACATTTCAG GTTTATATGGCATCCATGTTTGAGAATCAGTACAAGTTACTTGCTCGATCGGAAAATAAAGTACAAGAG GTAATAGTTCAAACTTCACTGGACAAAGAAGAGATGAAATCTGTGATTCTAACATGTACAAGCAGAGTAGGCTAG
- the LOC103409601 gene encoding remorin 1.4-like has translation MASPVPTPPEKEKATPAIVEKDAGAIRKVLSTKSLGLIKAWEEREKTKVDNKANKKLSNVVAWELSKQAAIDARQKKYEQKLEKKKALYVEKMQNKIAGIHKTAEEKKAMVEEAKRIERNKVGEKADDFREIGHVPKKILSCFNC, from the exons ATGGCGAGCCCAGTGCCAACACCACCTGAAAAAGAAAAGGCTACTCCTGCAATAGTTGAaa AGGATGCAGGTGCAATTAGAAAAG TTTTGTCAACCAAGTCATTGGGTTTAATCAAAGCATGGGAAGAACGCGAGAAAACAAAAGTAGACAACAA AGCAAATAAAAAGTTATCTAATGTTGTGGCATGGGAGCTAAGCAAACAAGCGGCTATTGATGCGCGTCAAAAGAAGTATGAG CAAAAACTAGAAAAGAAGAAGGCTTTGTACGTTGAAAAGATGCAAAACAAAATAGCTGGAATCCATAAGACAGCAGAAGAGAAGAAGGCAATGGTTGAAGAGGCGAAAAGGATAGAACGTAATAAGGTGGGCGAGAAGGCTGACGATTTCCGTGAAATAGGGCATGTACCAAAGAAAATCCTATCATGTTTTAACTGTTGA